From one Conexibacter woesei Iso977N genomic stretch:
- a CDS encoding ArsR family transcriptional regulator, which translates to MSPGDEPHPQVEVELRRVLETDPERVAADLAAVHPDGIPRGARLLLDRPGTGLRKLVDQMRMVWEAVVEPRWAEVLPLLEAAAAEEGARAELRASVVAAAQEGPLHVVVSAFAARSQTVGDLRIVRVEDAARLVDPEASALTPDPTALGDLIGPRRAQILVALGVAPATTTQLSEWLRASPAGISGHLAVLRRSGLVAGQRRGREVLYVRTRGGDGLVAAAGSGGAATR; encoded by the coding sequence ATGTCGCCGGGCGATGAGCCTCACCCTCAGGTCGAGGTTGAGCTGCGCAGGGTTCTGGAAACCGATCCGGAGCGCGTCGCCGCCGACCTCGCCGCCGTGCACCCCGACGGCATCCCACGCGGCGCGCGCCTGCTGCTCGACCGCCCCGGCACCGGCCTGCGCAAGCTCGTCGACCAGATGCGCATGGTGTGGGAGGCGGTCGTCGAGCCGCGATGGGCGGAGGTCCTCCCACTGCTCGAAGCGGCGGCGGCCGAGGAGGGCGCGCGGGCCGAGCTGCGCGCGTCGGTGGTCGCGGCGGCGCAAGAGGGACCCCTCCACGTTGTCGTCTCGGCCTTCGCGGCGCGATCGCAGACGGTCGGCGACCTGCGGATCGTCCGGGTGGAGGATGCGGCGCGGCTCGTCGACCCGGAGGCGTCGGCGCTCACCCCGGACCCGACCGCGCTCGGCGACCTGATCGGCCCCCGGCGCGCGCAGATCCTCGTCGCGCTTGGGGTCGCGCCCGCCACGACGACGCAGCTCAGCGAGTGGCTGCGCGCCAGCCCGGCCGGGATCTCGGGCCATCTCGCCGTTCTGCGCCGATCTGGCCTGGTCGCCGGGCAGCGCCGAGGGCGAGAGGTGCTCTACGTCCGGACGCGCGGCGGCGACGGGTTGGTCGCCGCCGCCGGCTCCGGCGGCGCGGCTACGCGCTGA
- a CDS encoding zinc-binding dehydrogenase: MDAFIPTNNAETLIELARDVAEPEPAPNEAVVAARAFSINRGEVNLLSGPPRGGGWRPGADVAGVIARAAADGSGPPEGARVVAHAWQGGWAQRVAVATDAIAVLPDAVGFDVAATLGVAALTALRLVRAAPDLTGRRLLITGAAGGVGHFATELAIARGAEVVAVSRRGAPRLEAFGATVVPEVAAAPGRFDVVFESIGGASLPAAIERAAAGGTVFWLGQADNEPVALDFFETVNHPVAPVAAIVPFSYWRTGASDAADLATLAGLVARGLLHPEVGETAPWAETPRLLRALRDRELTGNAVLGLDSL; the protein is encoded by the coding sequence ATGGACGCCTTCATCCCCACCAACAACGCCGAGACGCTGATCGAGCTCGCCCGCGACGTCGCCGAGCCGGAGCCCGCGCCGAACGAGGCGGTCGTCGCCGCGCGGGCCTTCTCGATCAACCGCGGCGAGGTCAACCTGCTCTCCGGCCCGCCGCGCGGCGGCGGCTGGCGCCCCGGGGCCGATGTCGCCGGCGTGATCGCGCGCGCCGCCGCCGACGGCTCTGGCCCGCCGGAGGGCGCGCGCGTCGTGGCGCACGCGTGGCAGGGCGGCTGGGCGCAGCGCGTCGCGGTCGCGACCGACGCGATCGCCGTGCTGCCCGATGCGGTGGGCTTCGACGTCGCCGCGACGCTCGGGGTCGCCGCGCTGACCGCGCTGCGGCTCGTCCGCGCGGCCCCGGACCTGACCGGCCGGCGGCTGCTGATCACCGGTGCGGCCGGCGGCGTCGGGCACTTCGCGACCGAGCTGGCGATCGCGCGCGGGGCGGAGGTCGTCGCGGTCTCGCGGAGGGGCGCGCCGCGCCTGGAGGCCTTCGGGGCGACGGTGGTGCCGGAGGTCGCGGCCGCGCCCGGTCGCTTCGACGTCGTCTTCGAGTCGATCGGCGGCGCCTCGCTGCCCGCGGCGATCGAGCGCGCGGCCGCCGGCGGGACCGTCTTCTGGCTGGGCCAGGCCGACAACGAGCCGGTGGCGCTGGACTTCTTCGAGACCGTCAACCACCCGGTGGCGCCGGTCGCGGCGATCGTCCCGTTCTCCTACTGGCGCACCGGCGCGTCCGACGCGGCCGACCTGGCGACGCTCGCGGGCCTCGTCGCACGGGGCCTGCTGCACCCGGAGGTGGGGGAGACCGCGCCGTGGGCCGAGACGCCGCGGCTGCTCCGGGCTCTGCGCGATCGCGAGCTGACGGGCAACGCGGTGCTCGGCTTGGATTCGCTCTGA